The Paenibacillus sophorae genome has a segment encoding these proteins:
- a CDS encoding putative amidoligase domain-containing protein produces MASPDRETGGPKPKSDIVHYMYRGRRRRGRMPSFFCFFLGRWGRRLPYGLPQPGRKMDGYEPCASGGLNMNDGSDVYHALTPEGRERRLRRSGIAASLVFGGGTLSTAAGNRPTETGILGRGVSGTAASAKEHYRQRYLVKVYNLTPLEITPLGAGRGMKSAAAALTARPRPRSSSDRVSAEGPAEYARLPFLERGSLPKRLGRLAAKALYCLGLDSGEVLLAAQGERRYTVEGIMPLESTSSGVIPEPYRSAEAALQRALKRERPGRPDLVMGMDPEFLLLRDSTGRVVPASRYLPADGVAGCDAGPPGTRGAFPVAELRPRPRGEPRALLAQLRSAAMEADRLIADRSISWRAGGMPLRGWALGGHLHFSGVTLTAPLLRALDNYLALPIALLEDARAGGRRPRYGVLGDFRLQPHGGFEYRTLPSFLVSPVVARGAVTLAHLIVSHYEDLPLRPLDREDLHAAYYSGDKPPLRAAFAPLKAQLRALAGYAAAADAIEPLLRHIDAGRSWDETRNVRRLWCGEQAP; encoded by the coding sequence GTGGCTTCACCGGACCGTGAGACCGGTGGGCCGAAACCAAAATCGGATATAGTCCATTATATGTACCGGGGGCGGCGGCGTAGAGGGCGGATGCCCTCCTTTTTTTGCTTTTTTTTAGGCAGGTGGGGGAGGCGCCTTCCGTATGGACTGCCGCAGCCCGGCCGTAAAATGGATGGATATGAACCTTGCGCTTCGGGAGGGTTGAATATGAACGATGGGTCCGATGTATATCATGCTTTGACGCCCGAAGGCAGAGAGCGGCGGCTTCGGCGCAGCGGAATTGCGGCTTCCCTTGTCTTCGGAGGGGGAACCCTGTCCACGGCTGCCGGCAACCGGCCCACAGAGACAGGAATACTGGGCCGAGGCGTGTCCGGGACGGCGGCTTCGGCGAAGGAGCATTACCGCCAGCGCTACCTGGTCAAGGTCTACAATCTGACTCCGCTGGAAATCACGCCCTTGGGCGCGGGGCGGGGAATGAAGTCCGCGGCGGCGGCGCTCACGGCCCGGCCACGCCCGCGCTCCTCTTCGGACCGCGTGAGTGCAGAAGGCCCTGCTGAATACGCCCGGCTTCCCTTTCTTGAGCGGGGAAGTCTGCCGAAGCGGCTGGGCAGACTTGCGGCCAAAGCGCTGTACTGTCTGGGGCTTGACAGCGGAGAGGTGCTGCTTGCTGCCCAGGGAGAGCGGCGGTATACGGTGGAGGGAATCATGCCGCTGGAATCTACATCCAGCGGTGTGATTCCGGAGCCTTACCGCTCGGCGGAGGCTGCGCTGCAGCGAGCACTAAAGAGGGAACGGCCCGGGCGGCCGGACCTCGTCATGGGCATGGACCCGGAGTTCCTCCTGCTCCGGGATTCCACCGGCCGCGTCGTGCCTGCGTCGCGGTACCTGCCCGCGGACGGCGTCGCCGGCTGCGACGCCGGACCACCGGGAACGCGCGGCGCGTTCCCGGTGGCGGAGCTGCGCCCCCGGCCGCGCGGGGAACCGCGCGCGCTGCTGGCGCAGCTGAGGTCCGCCGCCATGGAGGCGGACCGGCTCATTGCCGACCGCAGCATAAGCTGGCGGGCGGGCGGCATGCCGCTGAGGGGCTGGGCCCTCGGCGGGCATTTGCACTTCAGCGGCGTCACGCTGACGGCGCCGCTGCTGCGCGCGCTCGACAACTACCTCGCGCTGCCCATCGCGCTGCTGGAGGACGCCCGGGCCGGAGGCCGGCGCCCCCGTTACGGCGTGCTCGGCGATTTCCGGCTCCAGCCGCATGGCGGCTTCGAGTACCGGACCCTGCCGAGCTTCCTCGTGTCCCCGGTCGTCGCCCGGGGCGCGGTCACGCTGGCTCACCTTATCGTGAGCCATTACGAGGATCTGCCGCTGCGCCCGCTTGACCGCGAGGACCTTCACGCCGCGTATTACAGCGGCGACAAGCCGCCGCTGCGCGCCGCGTTCGCGCCGCTGAAGGCGCAGCTCCGGGCGCTGGCCGGCTACGCTGCGGCGGCGGATGCCATCGAGCCGCTGCTGCGCCATATCGACGCGGGCCGGAGCTGGGACGAAACCCGTAATGTCCGCCGGTTATGGTGCGGAGAACAAGCGCCCTGA
- a CDS encoding outer spore coat protein CotE has protein sequence MSLGHKRQTREIITKAICGKGRKFSTVTHTVTPPHHPTSILGAWIINHQYEAVAAGNGIEVIGTYDINIWYSYDKNKQTEVAKETVSYVEPISLSYLDPKHRASTIEVSAEATQEPNCVEAGVTSGGGSVTIRVEREFEAELVAETKLRVYVSDQDSDPEDKDYDFEAEGFDYEDLDPDALDDEL, from the coding sequence ATGTCATTAGGCCATAAACGCCAAACAAGGGAGATCATTACGAAAGCAATTTGCGGCAAGGGTCGTAAGTTCTCCACCGTAACCCATACCGTGACTCCGCCACATCATCCGACTAGTATTTTGGGGGCTTGGATCATCAACCACCAATACGAAGCGGTTGCCGCCGGAAACGGAATTGAGGTAATCGGTACTTACGATATCAACATCTGGTACTCGTACGACAAGAACAAGCAAACCGAGGTGGCGAAAGAAACGGTTTCCTATGTGGAGCCGATTTCGCTCTCGTACCTCGACCCGAAGCACCGGGCTTCCACCATAGAGGTTTCTGCGGAGGCAACGCAGGAGCCGAACTGTGTGGAAGCGGGGGTAACTTCGGGCGGGGGCAGCGTAACAATCCGGGTCGAACGCGAGTTCGAGGCGGAGCTGGTGGCTGAAACCAAGCTCCGCGTATATGTCAGCGACCAGGATAGCGACCCCGAAGACAAGGATTACGACTTTGAAGCTGAGGGCTTCGATTACGAGGACCTCGATCCCGACGCGCTGGATGATGAACTGTAA
- a CDS encoding aromatic acid exporter family protein codes for MGFRVVKTAAATLLSVLLAAAAGIPNAQGAGLLAILGVEVTRKRSVKTITARFFASLVGLLVGWVLFMIFDFHYWVLGLFVLFSFPLIVRAGFREGIVTSSVIVFRVFGQAELNLDVLIQQVELLAIGLGSAGLVNLIYMPKSSEMMYGIRREVDGLFSIIFKQISSTLHDPLYVWDGKELIQAGSAVQRGLTAAAREMENSVIHPDEAWNVYFYMRKEQLESIQNMIQLLSHVYHHLPHGEMVAELFEQLSSDVLNEEYTGRTEKLLNSLEQQFREMKLPSTRVEFEVRSAILQLCRELTLYLKIAKQYKAPIVAGQQMPHRDSVAGRR; via the coding sequence ATGGGGTTTCGCGTTGTTAAGACGGCGGCGGCGACGCTGCTGTCTGTTTTATTGGCCGCGGCGGCGGGTATTCCGAATGCGCAGGGCGCCGGACTGCTGGCCATTCTGGGTGTGGAGGTTACCCGGAAAAGAAGCGTAAAGACGATCACGGCACGCTTTTTCGCCTCACTGGTCGGTCTCTTGGTAGGTTGGGTACTGTTCATGATTTTCGACTTCCATTACTGGGTGCTTGGGCTCTTCGTTCTGTTCAGCTTCCCGCTGATCGTCCGCGCAGGCTTTAGAGAAGGAATCGTTACTAGTTCGGTTATCGTCTTCCGCGTGTTCGGACAAGCCGAGCTAAACCTGGATGTACTGATCCAGCAGGTGGAATTGCTTGCGATCGGGCTCGGGTCCGCCGGATTGGTCAATCTGATTTACATGCCAAAAAGCAGTGAAATGATGTACGGGATACGCCGGGAGGTGGACGGGCTCTTCTCCATTATTTTCAAGCAAATTTCAAGTACGCTTCATGATCCGCTGTATGTATGGGACGGCAAGGAGCTGATCCAGGCGGGCAGCGCGGTTCAGCGCGGCCTGACGGCTGCGGCAAGGGAAATGGAGAACAGCGTCATTCATCCGGACGAAGCGTGGAACGTTTATTTTTACATGCGCAAGGAGCAGCTGGAATCGATTCAGAATATGATTCAGCTTCTGTCCCATGTCTATCATCATTTGCCCCATGGTGAAATGGTAGCCGAACTGTTCGAGCAATTGAGCAGCGATGTGCTGAATGAAGAGTACACGGGAAGAACGGAGAAGCTCCTGAACTCGCTGGAGCAGCAGTTCCGGGAAATGAAGCTGCCTTCGACGCGCGTGGAATTTGAGGTCCGCTCAGCCATTCTCCAGCTCTGCCGGGAGCTTACGCTGTATCTTAAGATTGCCAAGCAGTACAAAGCGCCAATCGTCGCCGGACAGCAGATGCCTCATCGGGATTCGGTAGCGGGAAGACGGTAG
- a CDS encoding ABC transporter permease, with amino-acid sequence MRSRHDEFKRAKRLRKRAVLGVQGILLALFFALWEAAARLGWIDRLLFSYPSKVFQQIYANMVDGSLWHHLGVTVGETAAGFVLGTLLGTLLAVAIWWSPFLSAVLDPYMVVFNSMPKVALGPIFIVMFGAGFTAIVVTTLSITIIVTTLVVYNSFCGVDPNLVKVARSLGANRTQVFFKVILPSSFPAIVSTLKVNVGMSWVGVIVGEFLVAKSGLGYLIIYGFQVFNFTLVMSSLIIIAFVATAMYQLVVYIEKVLLSRR; translated from the coding sequence CTGCGCAGCCGCCATGATGAGTTCAAGCGGGCGAAACGGCTTCGGAAGAGAGCGGTGCTCGGTGTCCAGGGTATACTTCTCGCGCTGTTTTTCGCGCTGTGGGAGGCAGCAGCCAGATTGGGCTGGATCGACCGACTGCTGTTCAGCTATCCGTCTAAAGTGTTTCAGCAGATCTATGCTAATATGGTTGACGGCAGTTTGTGGCATCACTTGGGGGTTACTGTAGGGGAGACCGCCGCCGGATTCGTGCTTGGCACGCTTCTTGGCACGCTGCTGGCCGTTGCGATCTGGTGGTCCCCGTTTTTGTCCGCGGTGCTTGATCCTTATATGGTTGTGTTCAACAGCATGCCGAAGGTGGCGCTCGGCCCGATCTTTATTGTCATGTTCGGCGCCGGGTTCACCGCTATCGTGGTGACTACGCTGTCCATTACGATTATTGTCACGACGCTGGTCGTTTACAACAGCTTTTGCGGGGTAGACCCCAATCTGGTCAAGGTGGCAAGATCGCTGGGCGCGAACCGGACGCAAGTTTTTTTCAAGGTCATCCTACCGTCTTCGTTTCCGGCCATCGTCTCCACGCTGAAGGTGAATGTCGGCATGTCGTGGGTGGGCGTCATCGTCGGCGAGTTTCTTGTCGCGAAATCGGGGCTCGGTTATCTCATTATATACGGGTTTCAGGTCTTCAATTTCACGCTCGTAATGTCCAGCCTGATTATTATCGCCTTTGTCGCCACCGCCATGTATCAACTGGTCGTATACATTGAGAAGGTGCTTCTGTCCCGGCGGTGA
- a CDS encoding ABC transporter ATP-binding protein: MPPVVELKSVTHAYLGDREASLAVEDLNLEIEQGEFVSLVGPSGCGKTTLLSIIAGLLQPSRGEVFVNGRAVSGPAPEVGYMLQQDYLFPWRSILDNALLGLELTGRLDEAGRRKTADLLADMGLKGTEQSYPNQLSGGMRQRVALVRTLATDPGLLLLDEPFSALDYQIKLQLEDLVSETLRQRKKTAVLVTHDLSEAIAVSTRVILLERNPGRIRRVFDIPVQIADTPPLYARDQPGFAELFHALWKEMELAGTAADVAGKTEG, encoded by the coding sequence ATGCCGCCGGTTGTGGAATTAAAGTCGGTCACGCACGCCTACCTGGGCGACAGGGAAGCTTCCCTTGCGGTTGAGGATCTGAATCTTGAGATTGAACAAGGCGAGTTCGTCAGCCTGGTCGGACCGAGCGGCTGCGGGAAAACGACGCTGCTGTCGATAATAGCCGGACTGCTGCAACCCTCGCGTGGCGAAGTGTTTGTGAACGGACGCGCCGTGAGCGGTCCTGCTCCGGAAGTCGGCTATATGCTTCAGCAGGACTATCTGTTCCCATGGCGCAGCATCCTGGACAATGCGCTTCTCGGCCTGGAGCTGACCGGACGTCTGGACGAAGCGGGACGGCGGAAGACGGCCGATCTCCTCGCGGATATGGGACTGAAAGGGACGGAGCAGTCCTATCCGAACCAGCTCTCAGGCGGAATGCGCCAGCGGGTCGCGCTCGTGCGGACGTTGGCGACCGATCCGGGCCTGCTCTTGCTTGATGAGCCGTTCTCGGCTCTGGATTATCAGATCAAACTCCAATTGGAAGATTTGGTGTCGGAGACGCTGCGGCAGCGCAAAAAGACGGCGGTCCTCGTTACCCATGACTTGTCGGAGGCGATTGCGGTCAGCACCCGGGTCATTCTCTTGGAGCGGAATCCGGGCAGAATCCGCCGGGTGTTCGATATTCCGGTGCAAATCGCGGATACACCGCCCTTATATGCAAGGGATCAGCCTGGATTTGCCGAGCTGTTCCATGCGCTGTGGAAGGAAATGGAGCTTGCGGGCACAGCTGCTGACGTGGCAGGGAAGACAGAAGGCTAG
- a CDS encoding ABC transporter substrate-binding protein, whose translation MGRTTRLAALLLVIGLSVSLLAGCGGKSETVKVRVGEVTRSVFYAPEYVALSQGFFKKEGLDVELQTIPGGDKTMTALLSGAIDVALVGSETSIYVYQQGSDDPVINFAQLTQRDGTFLFARKDHPNFNWSELKGSTFLGQRKGGMPQMAGAFTLKKKGIDTAADLKLIQNIDFANIASAFASGTGDYVQLFEPQASIFEREGRGKVIASFGVESGYLPYTVFMSKNSYIGKNSDTVQKFTNALQKAQLWVKKHSPGEIADVVSPYFENTDRDIVVSAIKRYKDQDTYAQNPVIDDKEWNNLLDVMENAGELKERVPAGKIVNNTFAEKAQSTAENGD comes from the coding sequence ATGGGCAGAACAACAAGACTGGCGGCGCTGCTGCTGGTGATCGGCCTTTCCGTCTCGCTGCTTGCCGGCTGCGGCGGCAAATCGGAGACTGTTAAGGTAAGGGTGGGCGAAGTTACCCGCTCCGTCTTTTACGCTCCGGAATATGTGGCGCTGTCGCAGGGATTTTTCAAAAAGGAGGGGCTGGATGTTGAGCTTCAGACCATTCCGGGCGGAGACAAGACGATGACGGCGCTGCTATCTGGAGCGATCGACGTTGCGCTGGTCGGGTCGGAAACGTCGATCTACGTATATCAGCAGGGATCGGATGATCCAGTGATCAATTTCGCCCAGCTGACACAAAGAGACGGCACCTTCCTGTTCGCTCGTAAAGACCATCCGAATTTCAATTGGAGCGAACTCAAAGGATCGACATTTCTCGGCCAAAGGAAGGGCGGCATGCCGCAGATGGCCGGAGCGTTCACGCTTAAGAAGAAGGGGATTGATACGGCTGCCGATCTTAAGCTGATCCAAAATATCGACTTTGCAAATATCGCCAGCGCGTTTGCTTCGGGAACCGGGGACTACGTGCAGCTGTTCGAGCCGCAGGCTTCGATCTTTGAACGCGAAGGACGGGGTAAGGTTATCGCTTCATTCGGGGTTGAGAGCGGTTATCTGCCGTACACGGTATTTATGTCCAAGAACAGCTATATCGGGAAAAACAGCGACACGGTGCAAAAATTCACCAATGCGCTGCAAAAAGCCCAGCTGTGGGTGAAAAAGCACAGTCCCGGGGAAATCGCTGACGTGGTATCGCCTTACTTCGAGAATACGGACCGCGACATCGTTGTTTCGGCCATTAAACGATATAAGGATCAGGATACTTACGCACAGAATCCGGTTATCGATGACAAGGAATGGAATAATCTGCTTGATGTGATGGAAAATGCGGGAGAACTGAAAGAGCGGGTGCCGGCAGGGAAGATTGTGAATAACACATTCGCCGAGAAAGCACAGTCTACTGCGGAGAACGGCGATTAA
- the rsgA gene encoding ribosome small subunit-dependent GTPase A — MTIRQYGWNEYWINQWNGMAGQAADRESLTPGRVVGDFGSKYRILTEDGEQWGELSGRLRHSLEASSGEYPAIGDWTVVKKAEGGHVMIHGVLPRRSVISRKAAGTQPKEQIVAANVDTLFLVSALNDDYNLRRMERYLIMAWNSGASPVILLTKADLCDDPGAKIAEMEMAAPGVPVHAVSAHTDCGREALLPYIGEGRTVALTGSSGCGKSTMVNWLCGADLQLTQEVREDDSRGRHTTTRRELFLLPAGGVIVDTPGMRELQLWEDEGGLDLAFADIAQLAARCRYADCRHEREEGCAVLEAVDSGELEEKRLQSYHKTQRELVYQTAKEAKSKRKGGAGSGQKAASSRSRKYGWRRDLED, encoded by the coding sequence ATGACGATACGGCAATACGGATGGAATGAATATTGGATCAATCAATGGAACGGCATGGCAGGGCAAGCAGCGGACAGAGAGTCTCTTACTCCCGGGCGGGTTGTCGGGGACTTCGGAAGCAAGTACCGGATATTGACGGAAGATGGAGAACAGTGGGGAGAACTGTCGGGCAGGCTGCGGCACTCGCTCGAAGCTTCCAGCGGCGAATATCCAGCTATCGGGGACTGGACCGTGGTCAAAAAAGCGGAGGGAGGACATGTTATGATCCATGGCGTGCTTCCCCGCCGCAGCGTGATATCCAGAAAGGCGGCCGGAACGCAGCCGAAAGAGCAAATCGTAGCCGCCAATGTGGATACCCTGTTTCTGGTCAGCGCGCTGAATGATGATTATAATCTCCGGCGAATGGAAAGGTATCTCATTATGGCCTGGAACAGCGGCGCATCACCAGTTATTCTGCTGACCAAGGCGGATTTGTGCGATGATCCGGGGGCCAAAATTGCGGAGATGGAAATGGCGGCCCCGGGAGTTCCCGTACATGCGGTCAGCGCACATACCGACTGCGGACGCGAAGCTTTACTGCCCTATATCGGTGAAGGACGGACGGTCGCCCTGACCGGGTCCTCGGGCTGCGGCAAATCGACAATGGTCAACTGGCTCTGCGGGGCCGATCTTCAGCTTACCCAGGAAGTGAGGGAGGATGACAGCAGAGGCCGGCATACGACGACACGCCGCGAATTGTTTCTGCTGCCAGCCGGTGGGGTAATCGTCGACACCCCCGGGATGCGGGAGCTTCAGTTGTGGGAAGACGAAGGCGGGCTGGATCTCGCATTCGCCGATATTGCGCAGCTCGCGGCGCGCTGCCGGTATGCGGACTGCCGGCATGAGCGGGAGGAGGGCTGCGCCGTCCTGGAGGCTGTGGACAGCGGCGAGCTTGAGGAGAAACGGCTGCAAAGCTACCATAAGACTCAGCGGGAGCTTGTGTATCAAACCGCCAAGGAGGCCAAATCCAAACGGAAAGGCGGAGCGGGCTCCGGACAGAAGGCGGCGTCCTCACGCTCCCGGAAATATGGCTGGCGGCGGGATCTGGAGGATTAA
- a CDS encoding HAD family hydrolase: METVQALLFDLDNTLMDRDYTFRSFSTQFVSHFLGHLDPDRQLEIVEDIIIRDADGYRDKDGFFRELSEVLPWRESVSAEDIRAFYDLNYSSHGALMKHAVESLGYLRERGYAMGLLTNGKSDIQNAKIDLLGLRGHFKSIVISGEAGISKPDPAIYRLALDKLGYGSEETVFIGDHPVNDIWGAGRAGMRGIWLRRNHSWDDKLDVQPWKTIDELHELPSIL; this comes from the coding sequence ATGGAAACGGTACAGGCTTTGCTGTTTGATCTTGACAATACGCTCATGGACAGAGACTACACCTTTCGAAGCTTCAGCACGCAGTTTGTCTCCCATTTTCTGGGCCATTTGGACCCGGACCGGCAACTGGAAATTGTGGAAGATATCATTATCAGGGACGCTGACGGGTATCGGGATAAGGATGGTTTCTTTAGAGAGCTGAGCGAGGTTCTGCCTTGGCGGGAATCCGTATCTGCTGAAGATATCCGCGCTTTCTACGACTTGAATTATTCCAGTCACGGCGCGCTGATGAAGCATGCGGTGGAATCGCTCGGCTATCTTCGGGAGCGGGGTTATGCGATGGGTCTGTTAACGAACGGAAAAAGCGATATCCAGAACGCAAAAATCGATTTGCTCGGGCTGCGTGGCCATTTCAAGAGCATTGTCATTTCCGGCGAAGCCGGGATAAGCAAGCCGGACCCCGCCATCTACCGCCTGGCTCTGGACAAGCTGGGATACGGCTCGGAAGAGACCGTGTTCATCGGGGATCATCCCGTGAACGATATTTGGGGAGCGGGACGCGCCGGTATGAGGGGCATTTGGCTGCGCCGCAACCATTCGTGGGACGACAAGCTGGATGTGCAGCCCTGGAAGACGATCGATGAGCTTCACGAACTGCCGAGCATTTTATAA
- a CDS encoding MFS transporter, whose protein sequence is MESATKLKVFPVTLQWLLTAICALAVANLYYDQVLLSDIANSYHVPQNASGLLFTMMQVGYTLGLLFIVPLGDRFDRRKLIVASLLLSAFWLAVMTIAPSYSLLLVAALGLGLSTVAAQLIIPYVSSNMDSEKKGAVTGRLLTGVFLGVLVGRVAGGWIGQMFDWRTVHWLAAGILLLSAVYVFVKLPEDSAKKQDSYTKIMLSMIPLLREEPVLRETIFFGAAAFAAFNVFWVPLSFILSGAPYHFGNGVAGSFGIIGIAGALAAGFAGRLSDGIHARGWNVAALLTMLFSFVLLGMGWYHLSVLIAVTFVLDVGSRMNMTLNQGRISRLNPGHHSRLNSLYMVGYYLGGSFGSWVGTAAYHYGQVSGMIVVGCLLLTLPVVFFLASLRNHRRLPVNANDVFRKI, encoded by the coding sequence ATGGAATCCGCTACTAAGCTTAAGGTTTTCCCCGTTACTCTGCAATGGCTGCTTACCGCCATATGTGCGCTGGCCGTTGCCAATCTGTATTATGATCAAGTTCTGCTGTCGGATATCGCCAACAGCTATCATGTTCCTCAAAATGCATCCGGCTTGCTGTTTACGATGATGCAAGTGGGCTACACGCTTGGCTTATTATTTATCGTTCCGCTTGGAGACCGGTTTGACAGACGCAAGCTGATTGTTGCGAGCTTGCTTTTGTCGGCTTTTTGGCTTGCCGTTATGACAATCGCGCCTTCGTATAGCCTTCTGCTCGTTGCCGCTTTGGGTCTTGGGCTCAGCACAGTTGCGGCTCAGCTGATTATTCCGTACGTTTCTTCCAATATGGATTCGGAGAAAAAGGGGGCCGTCACAGGCAGGCTGCTGACGGGTGTCTTTCTTGGCGTGCTCGTCGGACGTGTTGCCGGCGGGTGGATCGGACAGATGTTCGATTGGCGGACCGTTCACTGGCTTGCGGCAGGTATTTTATTGCTGTCTGCTGTTTATGTGTTTGTGAAACTGCCGGAGGATTCGGCCAAGAAGCAAGACTCTTACACCAAAATCATGCTGTCCATGATTCCCCTGCTGAGGGAGGAGCCGGTGTTAAGAGAAACGATTTTTTTCGGCGCGGCCGCTTTTGCCGCCTTTAATGTCTTTTGGGTTCCCCTTTCCTTCATCCTCAGTGGTGCTCCTTATCATTTCGGGAACGGGGTCGCCGGATCATTCGGGATCATCGGGATCGCCGGCGCCTTGGCGGCGGGCTTCGCTGGACGGCTGTCGGACGGCATTCATGCTCGCGGATGGAATGTGGCTGCGCTGCTGACGATGCTGTTCTCCTTTGTATTATTAGGCATGGGTTGGTATCATTTGTCTGTTCTCATCGCCGTTACTTTTGTGCTTGATGTAGGCTCCCGTATGAACATGACTTTGAACCAAGGACGCATAAGCCGCCTGAATCCTGGGCATCACAGCCGTTTGAATTCGCTCTATATGGTCGGATATTATCTTGGAGGCTCCTTCGGCTCATGGGTGGGGACCGCGGCCTATCATTACGGGCAAGTGAGCGGAATGATTGTTGTCGGATGCTTGCTTCTGACCTTGCCGGTTGTTTTTTTCCTCGCTAGTCTAAGAAATCATCGGCGTCTCCCGGTAAATGCCAATGATGTTTTCCGGAAAATATAA
- a CDS encoding helix-turn-helix transcriptional regulator: protein MTQDKHLELGLFLRKKRASLTPEEVGLPSGSRRRVEGLRREEVAELAGLSSDWYVRLEQGRPVRPSAEVVLALSNALQLNRKEREYLYTLAAQRLPEETPDSFKVSPGLQQFLDLQNPYPAYISDHEWNIIAWNRAAQSVFGDYSGMSNLQRNSIWRAFMDPYMQKLLDNWEGHSKLRVSQLRMAHSQLPENPERTELINQLRRHSEKFADWWNEQTIAGTPEGKKLIHHPDVGDIRLNYLSFQSEELPNATITIHLASDTESKLRLERLQEQRKS, encoded by the coding sequence GTGACTCAAGACAAGCATCTGGAACTGGGACTTTTTTTAAGAAAAAAACGCGCCTCGCTCACACCGGAGGAGGTTGGTCTGCCTTCAGGAAGCAGGCGGCGGGTAGAGGGATTGCGCCGTGAGGAAGTTGCGGAATTGGCCGGTTTAAGCAGCGATTGGTATGTTCGTTTGGAGCAAGGCAGGCCCGTGCGCCCTTCCGCCGAGGTGGTGCTTGCATTAAGCAATGCGCTTCAGCTCAATCGAAAGGAACGGGAGTATTTATATACACTGGCGGCACAGCGGCTGCCTGAAGAAACGCCCGACTCATTTAAGGTCAGCCCCGGATTACAGCAGTTTTTGGATTTGCAGAACCCTTATCCCGCTTATATTTCCGACCACGAGTGGAATATTATTGCCTGGAATCGGGCAGCTCAGTCAGTATTCGGAGATTACTCCGGTATGTCCAATCTGCAGCGAAATTCGATCTGGCGTGCGTTCATGGACCCGTATATGCAAAAACTGCTGGACAACTGGGAAGGACATTCCAAACTGCGCGTGAGTCAATTGAGAATGGCCCATAGCCAGCTGCCTGAGAATCCGGAACGGACGGAATTAATTAATCAACTGCGCAGGCACAGCGAAAAATTTGCGGATTGGTGGAATGAACAAACGATTGCGGGAACGCCAGAGGGCAAAAAGCTGATCCACCATCCCGACGTCGGCGATATTCGCCTCAATTATCTTTCCTTTCAATCCGAGGAATTGCCGAATGCGACAATTACCATTCACCTGGCAAGCGATACGGAATCAAAACTGAGGTTGGAGCGGCTGCAGGAACAAAGGAAATCATGA
- a CDS encoding DUF3939 domain-containing protein codes for MLFKKFKKEAAPRQVTVTLPEVKQAVRQFEKDMPGQINRTVLMKDDKSIDLSRLARYLGGRSEQKFYMSRETFEIFEEVDKEIPYFLDMVQSAVDNYISDTGKLPLLEESELPEVHYHLLASERYLKELPPFPLYITEEELMLTHRPEHFG; via the coding sequence ATGCTTTTTAAAAAGTTTAAGAAAGAAGCCGCCCCCCGCCAAGTTACCGTAACCTTGCCTGAGGTCAAACAGGCTGTGCGTCAATTCGAAAAGGATATGCCCGGCCAAATCAACCGGACCGTCCTGATGAAGGATGATAAAAGCATCGATCTGTCCCGGCTGGCCCGTTATTTGGGCGGAAGATCCGAGCAAAAGTTCTATATGTCGAGAGAAACGTTCGAGATCTTCGAAGAAGTAGATAAAGAGATTCCCTATTTTCTTGATATGGTGCAGTCGGCGGTCGACAACTATATCAGCGATACGGGCAAGCTGCCTCTGCTTGAAGAATCGGAGCTTCCCGAAGTTCACTATCATTTGCTGGCAAGTGAGAGGTATTTGAAGGAATTGCCGCCTTTTCCGCTGTATATTACCGAAGAGGAATTGATGCTGACCCACCGTCCGGAGCATTTCGGGTGA
- a CDS encoding metalloregulator ArsR/SmtB family transcription factor codes for MQLDKIVGYHKALADPTRLRMLLLLSKGEMHGQALAQKLNLSQPTVTHHASKLRSAALINERREKNTVYFKLNPEFIRKGGEASLQFIFDKGANEMEEESKEEKLKESVLRNFFAKDGRLRQIPAQYKKKLIALQHIVEQLKPGVVYSEKEINIFIKQYHDDCATIRREFIMHQFMYRENDKYELNPREIWTNWESVK; via the coding sequence ATGCAGCTTGATAAAATCGTAGGATACCATAAAGCACTCGCCGATCCCACGCGCCTTCGCATGCTCCTGCTTCTGTCGAAAGGGGAAATGCACGGCCAGGCGCTGGCGCAGAAGCTGAACCTGTCGCAGCCGACGGTGACGCATCATGCGTCCAAGCTGCGCTCGGCAGCGCTCATCAATGAACGCCGTGAGAAGAATACCGTCTATTTCAAGCTGAATCCGGAATTTATACGGAAGGGCGGAGAGGCGTCGCTGCAGTTTATTTTTGACAAGGGAGCGAATGAAATGGAAGAGGAGAGCAAGGAAGAGAAACTAAAGGAGTCGGTGCTCCGCAATTTCTTCGCCAAGGACGGCCGTTTGCGGCAAATTCCGGCGCAGTACAAGAAGAAGCTGATTGCCCTGCAGCATATTGTCGAACAGTTGAAGCCGGGCGTTGTATACAGCGAGAAGGAAATCAACATCTTCATCAAGCAGTATCATGACGATTGCGCAACAATCCGCCGCGAGTTCATCATGCATCAGTTCATGTACAGGGAAAATGACAAATATGAACTGAATCCCCGGGAAATATGGACAAACTGGGAATCTGTCAAATAA